Proteins from one Chroococcidiopsis sp. CCMEE 29 genomic window:
- a CDS encoding DUF981 domain-containing protein, whose product MFINYITLMLINLVAGLVLLAAYVYFGLNDANQKRWIPGFGMTGAIALVTGLHMIFTWPVPGSFNIAFGEMTVLFGILFIASSLAIAQGWDLLTVAIYGFFAGVAAVLIGLRLINLDLTRRPLLSGIGFILAGLGGIFAAPTLYLQTNRSLRLVGASVLIIAALIFATTGYLAYWGHMADYTDWQPLPMRSP is encoded by the coding sequence ATGTTTATCAACTACATCACGCTAATGCTGATAAACTTGGTAGCTGGACTGGTTCTCCTAGCTGCCTATGTGTATTTCGGACTGAATGACGCGAATCAGAAACGGTGGATTCCTGGCTTTGGGATGACAGGCGCGATCGCACTCGTAACCGGCTTACACATGATTTTTACTTGGCCGGTTCCTGGCAGCTTTAACATTGCTTTTGGCGAAATGACAGTCCTATTTGGTATCTTGTTCATCGCTTCATCATTGGCGATTGCCCAAGGTTGGGATTTATTAACCGTAGCAATTTACGGCTTCTTTGCTGGCGTTGCTGCCGTGTTAATTGGTCTACGCCTGATTAACCTCGATCTAACACGGCGACCGCTGCTTTCAGGCATTGGCTTCATCCTCGCTGGGTTGGGCGGTATTTTTGCTGCACCTACGCTTTATCTACAGACGAATCGCAGCTTACGGCTAGTTGGGGCAAGTGTACTAATTATTGCTGCTTTAATCTTCGCTACTACTGGTTATTTGGCATATTGGGGTCATATGGCTGACTACACTGACTGGCAACCGTTGCCAATGCGATCGCCCTAA
- a CDS encoding transglutaminase domain-containing protein gives MNSASLVPTIQQSWQRTIRPIGAAALHGIAFLDNKLIAIDAIKGHLLQIDPASDNTTILNSTQVSEFVDVTGIALWEDTLWCTREDTVYSCQMGDFTLKPFVTLPYPANGVAVWETTVYVTCQKSGYILIFNRSTGRQITKFYAPGVGIENITVRGEELWVSDTTEQTVYYLDRATGEIKFSLLTPFECPTGLAFHSNSQTSQETLYVAYASEEAYIRDNPNMEPSHELTYRDRTFIHPLHYHYNPSGRYALSNGYLLEMSYVEELSPLDEVKLEQVEWRIALPSETDRQKVRHIEAIGLPFTEELQGGQRVAVFKFNSLKPGERHLFGWKALIEVRGIKYRLTPRDLENIPELSPEFQGRYLVDDDELAMDTAIVRRAANEAIGTETNLLWKMFKIRNYVYDQLAYGIKPHIDTPDVVLDRGVGSCGEYVGVLLALSRLNDIACRTVGRYKCPSYAEQQGVPLQPDYNHVWLEFYVPGLDLWLPMESNPDDVMEQGPYPSRFFMGLAWYHVEIGKGISFESVTSKGLPLNKEEVSIGELAINHIRFTILEELPPF, from the coding sequence ATGAATTCTGCTTCACTGGTTCCCACTATTCAACAATCATGGCAACGGACGATCAGACCCATTGGTGCTGCTGCCTTACACGGTATTGCTTTCTTAGACAATAAGCTCATAGCCATTGATGCCATCAAAGGGCATTTACTACAAATTGACCCCGCCAGTGACAACACCACGATTTTGAATTCAACTCAAGTATCTGAGTTTGTAGATGTGACAGGTATAGCCTTATGGGAGGACACCCTTTGGTGTACGCGGGAAGACACTGTCTACAGCTGCCAGATGGGAGATTTCACTCTCAAGCCATTTGTTACCTTACCCTACCCTGCCAATGGTGTTGCTGTTTGGGAAACAACCGTTTATGTTACCTGCCAGAAATCTGGCTATATTTTGATTTTTAACCGCAGTACGGGTCGCCAAATTACCAAGTTTTATGCGCCTGGGGTCGGGATAGAGAATATTACGGTACGCGGAGAAGAACTTTGGGTTTCTGATACTACAGAACAAACTGTTTACTACCTCGATCGCGCGACTGGAGAAATTAAATTTAGCCTTCTGACGCCGTTTGAATGTCCTACTGGCTTGGCTTTCCATTCCAACTCTCAAACCAGTCAAGAAACGCTTTATGTTGCCTATGCCAGTGAGGAAGCTTATATCCGGGATAATCCCAATATGGAGCCGTCTCACGAACTAACCTACCGCGATCGCACATTTATTCACCCGCTGCATTATCATTACAACCCAAGTGGACGCTACGCTTTATCCAATGGCTATCTCTTAGAGATGTCCTATGTTGAGGAACTTTCTCCTTTAGACGAGGTGAAATTAGAACAGGTTGAATGGCGCATTGCTCTGCCATCTGAAACCGATCGGCAAAAGGTGAGACACATTGAAGCAATTGGTCTGCCCTTTACAGAAGAACTGCAAGGCGGACAGCGGGTAGCAGTGTTTAAATTTAACAGCCTCAAACCTGGCGAACGGCATCTTTTTGGTTGGAAAGCACTGATAGAAGTCCGAGGGATAAAATACCGCCTGACTCCAAGAGACTTGGAAAATATCCCTGAACTCTCACCAGAATTTCAGGGGCGCTACCTAGTGGACGATGACGAATTAGCAATGGATACTGCCATTGTCCGCCGTGCTGCCAATGAAGCGATTGGGACTGAAACCAATCTTCTGTGGAAAATGTTTAAAATCCGCAACTATGTCTACGATCAGCTTGCTTACGGCATTAAACCTCACATCGACACGCCCGATGTAGTTCTAGATCGGGGCGTTGGTTCCTGCGGTGAGTATGTAGGCGTTTTACTGGCATTATCGCGTCTGAATGACATTGCCTGTCGCACTGTAGGTCGTTACAAGTGTCCATCCTATGCCGAGCAACAGGGTGTACCCTTGCAACCAGACTATAATCATGTTTGGCTAGAGTTCTACGTACCTGGGTTAGACTTGTGGCTACCAATGGAATCGAACCCTGATGATGTGATGGAGCAAGGACCTTATCCCTCACGGTTTTTTATGGGTTTAGCCTGGTATCACGTTGAAATCGGCAAAGGAATTTCGTTTGAAAGCGTGACAAGCAAGGGTTTACCTCTTAATAAAGAAGAGGTTTCAATTGGTGAGTTAGCAATTAATCACATTCGCTTTACGATTCTCGAAGAACTGCCGCCTTTTTAG
- a CDS encoding sugar ABC transporter permease, producing the protein MPKLYGRSWLDNDAIAAWIFLAPALILLGIFLLWPIAYLFYLSFTAGSFTSTGTSWVGFRNYLRLLLNPDFWQVLANTAYFTIATVIPSLIIPLGLAVLLNRAFALRGLLRSAYFLPSITSLVAAGLGFRWLFQTEGPVNALLSLIGISPTPWLGSTTWAMPILILLSIWKQLGFNMVVFLAGLQTIPISRYEAAELDGANAWQQFWYITLPGLRPTVVFAIVTTVIFTLRSFEQVYVVTGGGPLNSTNILVYYIYQEAFAQFDFGYAAAAATVLLAVTLLLVYLQLQTWGEEV; encoded by the coding sequence ATGCCCAAACTATATGGTAGGTCGTGGCTGGACAATGATGCGATCGCCGCCTGGATCTTTCTGGCTCCTGCACTCATTCTACTGGGCATATTTCTACTCTGGCCGATCGCCTATTTGTTTTACCTGAGCTTTACCGCTGGTAGTTTCACTTCAACTGGCACCTCTTGGGTGGGATTCAGAAACTACTTACGTTTGCTACTCAACCCGGATTTCTGGCAAGTTCTTGCTAACACTGCCTACTTTACGATCGCCACTGTGATTCCCAGCCTAATTATCCCCTTGGGACTAGCAGTGCTATTAAATCGCGCCTTCGCTCTACGGGGATTGCTGCGAAGTGCCTATTTTCTGCCCTCGATTACCTCGCTGGTGGCAGCTGGTTTAGGATTTCGTTGGCTGTTTCAAACCGAAGGACCGGTTAATGCACTATTGAGTTTGATCGGGATTTCCCCAACTCCTTGGTTAGGTAGCACCACCTGGGCAATGCCAATCCTAATTTTACTAAGTATTTGGAAACAGCTAGGTTTTAACATGGTTGTTTTTTTGGCTGGACTGCAAACAATTCCGATCAGTCGTTATGAGGCAGCCGAGCTAGATGGAGCGAATGCTTGGCAACAGTTCTGGTATATTACCTTACCGGGGTTACGACCAACAGTAGTGTTTGCGATCGTCACTACAGTCATTTTTACGCTGCGGAGTTTCGAGCAAGTTTATGTTGTTACCGGCGGTGGTCCTTTAAACTCCACTAATATATTGGTTTACTACATCTACCAGGAAGCTTTTGCTCAATTTGATTTCGGTTATGCAGCAGCTGCCGCAACCGTGTTGTTAGCTGTGACGCTACTGCTGGTATATCTTCAGTTGCAAACTTGGGGTGAGGAGGTTTAA
- the purN gene encoding phosphoribosylglycinamide formyltransferase yields MTLHPVTVEFSPDSTPSLVSPTIMPSSLTGTPLKLGVLASGNGSNFEAVAQAIEAGKLNAQIQVLIYNNPEAKAAARAVNRGIPTVLLNHRDFQHREDLDQQIVQTLQQYEVEWVIMAGWMRLVTQVLIDAFPDQIINIHPSLLPSFRGVRAVEQALAVGVKITGCTVHLVCLEMDSGAILLQAAVPVLADDTPETLHARIQIQEHRILPPAITLAAQRTRGRPDAI; encoded by the coding sequence ATGACGCTTCATCCAGTCACAGTTGAGTTTAGCCCTGATTCTACTCCTAGTTTGGTTTCTCCCACCATTATGCCAAGTTCACTCACAGGCACTCCTTTAAAATTAGGAGTTCTTGCCTCTGGCAATGGCAGTAACTTTGAGGCTGTGGCTCAAGCAATCGAAGCTGGAAAACTTAACGCTCAAATTCAAGTCTTGATTTACAACAACCCAGAAGCTAAAGCAGCCGCAAGAGCAGTTAATCGGGGTATTCCCACTGTTTTGTTAAATCACCGCGACTTTCAGCATCGCGAAGATTTAGACCAGCAGATTGTCCAGACCTTGCAACAATATGAAGTGGAATGGGTAATTATGGCTGGCTGGATGCGGTTGGTAACACAAGTTTTAATTGATGCCTTTCCCGACCAAATTATCAATATCCATCCCAGTTTGTTGCCCAGTTTCCGGGGTGTCCGCGCCGTGGAGCAAGCTCTTGCCGTCGGAGTGAAAATCACTGGCTGTACAGTGCATCTAGTCTGTTTAGAAATGGATAGTGGTGCGATTTTGCTCCAAGCAGCCGTGCCAGTTTTAGCTGACGATACCCCCGAAACACTTCACGCCCGCATTCAGATTCAAGAACATCGAATTTTGCCGCCAGCGATCACCTTGGCAGCTCAGAGGACGCGGGGACGCCCCGATGCAATTTGA
- a CDS encoding NUDIX hydrolase — protein sequence MTHRNPTPTVDIIIELVDRPHRPIILIERHNPPYGWALPGGFIDYGELAEAAAQREAEEETGLQVELVEQFHVYSDPSRDPRQHTMSVVFLATATGEPQAGDDAKSIDIFESWRIPTQLCFDHDRILRDYWCYRHYGIRPRLS from the coding sequence ATGACTCACCGCAATCCTACTCCTACCGTTGACATTATTATTGAACTGGTTGACCGACCACATCGACCCATCATCTTAATTGAACGCCACAATCCACCTTACGGTTGGGCGCTTCCGGGTGGTTTTATTGATTACGGGGAATTAGCTGAAGCGGCAGCGCAGCGAGAAGCTGAGGAAGAAACGGGCTTACAGGTGGAGTTAGTTGAACAATTTCATGTATATTCTGATCCCAGTCGCGATCCACGGCAGCACACAATGAGCGTTGTGTTTTTGGCAACGGCTACAGGAGAACCTCAAGCAGGCGATGATGCTAAGAGCATCGATATTTTTGAGTCGTGGCGGATTCCAACCCAGTTGTGCTTTGACCACGATCGCATTCTCCGAGATTATTGGTGTTACCGCCACTACGGGATACGACCAAGGTTGTCTTAG
- a CDS encoding RidA family protein — MISRVIRTDKAPAPVGPYNQAIAASGQMLFLAGQIALDPSTSEIVGLGDVTEQTEQVMANLEAILTAAGAKFQDVVKTTVFLADMNDFAAMNAVYARYFQEETAPARACVQVSRLPKDVLVEIDCIAMIDS, encoded by the coding sequence ATGATAAGTAGAGTTATTCGTACTGATAAAGCACCTGCCCCAGTGGGACCGTATAATCAAGCGATCGCTGCTAGTGGTCAGATGCTTTTCCTTGCTGGTCAAATCGCTCTTGATCCCAGCACGAGTGAGATCGTGGGGTTGGGGGATGTGACGGAGCAAACAGAACAGGTAATGGCGAACCTAGAGGCGATTCTGACAGCAGCTGGGGCGAAGTTTCAGGATGTGGTGAAAACAACGGTATTCTTAGCTGATATGAATGATTTTGCCGCGATGAATGCGGTCTATGCGAGGTACTTTCAGGAAGAAACAGCGCCAGCGCGTGCTTGTGTTCAGGTTTCCCGTCTGCCCAAAGATGTATTGGTAGAAATTGACTGTATTGCGATGATTGACAGCTAG
- the malQ gene encoding 4-alpha-glucanotransferase — MPFPRSAGILLHPTSFPGRFGIGDLGIEAYRFIDFLAQSYQQIWQVLPLGPTGYGNSPYASYSSMAGNPLLISPERLRDDGLLAEEDFHNLSAFSADKVDYEQAEQTKMPLLKKGYDNFKDKATSVLQQEFEGFCEAKAYWLDDYALYTALKKAHDGASWHTWEPEIAKRQPEALEQWRQQLHEEIFYQKYLQFEFFRQWSELKSYANMRGIQIVGDIPIYVAHDSADVWGNPEIFCLNEETGESALMAGVPPDYFSATGQLWGNPIYNWEKLQRLDFQWWVQRFKAMLDYVDIIRIDHFRGFQAYWSVKQGEPTAVNGEWVEAPGEALFQAIAEQLGKLPVLAEDLGTITPEVEALRDQFEFPGMKILQFAFGSGSDNPYLPFCYHRNCVVYTGTHDNDTTVGWFNQLSDYEKESLLRYLGCTSSEGIHWDLIRLALSSVANQAIIPLQDILGLGTEARMNMPSQAEGNWGWRYQPDVLTGELGDRLKTLNETYGRAPTVRGEG, encoded by the coding sequence ATGCCTTTTCCCAGATCCGCTGGCATTTTACTACATCCCACTTCTTTCCCCGGTCGCTTCGGTATTGGTGACTTGGGTATAGAAGCGTACCGATTTATTGATTTTTTGGCACAGAGTTACCAGCAGATCTGGCAAGTCTTGCCACTCGGACCGACGGGGTATGGCAATTCTCCCTACGCATCCTATTCCTCTATGGCAGGCAATCCACTGCTAATTAGTCCCGAACGGTTGCGCGACGACGGGTTACTAGCAGAGGAGGATTTCCATAACCTATCAGCTTTCTCCGCCGACAAGGTAGATTATGAGCAGGCAGAGCAAACCAAAATGCCTCTGCTCAAGAAAGGCTATGACAACTTTAAAGACAAAGCTACATCTGTACTGCAACAGGAATTTGAGGGTTTTTGTGAGGCTAAAGCCTACTGGCTGGATGATTATGCCTTGTATACAGCACTCAAAAAAGCCCATGATGGCGCTAGCTGGCATACTTGGGAACCGGAAATTGCCAAACGTCAGCCAGAAGCCTTAGAGCAATGGCGGCAGCAGTTGCATGAGGAAATTTTTTATCAAAAATATCTTCAGTTCGAGTTCTTCCGGCAGTGGTCTGAGCTAAAGAGCTATGCCAATATGCGCGGTATCCAGATCGTTGGCGATATTCCTATCTATGTCGCCCATGATAGCGCTGATGTCTGGGGGAATCCAGAAATCTTTTGCCTCAATGAAGAAACAGGCGAATCTGCCTTGATGGCAGGAGTACCCCCCGACTACTTCAGTGCCACGGGTCAGCTGTGGGGCAACCCCATCTATAACTGGGAGAAATTGCAGCGGTTAGACTTTCAGTGGTGGGTGCAGCGGTTCAAGGCGATGCTCGATTATGTGGACATCATTCGGATCGACCACTTCCGAGGATTTCAAGCTTACTGGTCAGTCAAACAAGGGGAACCCACTGCCGTAAATGGAGAGTGGGTTGAAGCGCCTGGTGAGGCTTTGTTTCAAGCGATCGCCGAACAACTAGGTAAGCTCCCCGTTCTCGCAGAGGATTTGGGTACAATTACGCCAGAGGTAGAGGCGTTGCGAGACCAGTTTGAATTCCCAGGCATGAAGATTTTGCAGTTTGCTTTTGGTTCGGGTTCTGATAATCCTTATTTACCCTTTTGTTACCATCGCAACTGTGTAGTTTATACTGGCACTCACGATAATGACACGACAGTCGGTTGGTTTAATCAGCTCTCAGATTACGAAAAGGAATCCTTACTGCGCTATTTAGGTTGTACCAGTTCTGAAGGTATCCACTGGGACTTAATTCGGTTAGCTCTGAGTTCTGTGGCGAACCAGGCAATTATTCCGTTACAGGATATCTTGGGCTTAGGGACAGAGGCGCGGATGAATATGCCGAGTCAAGCTGAGGGCAACTGGGGGTGGCGGTATCAACCTGATGTTTTGACTGGGGAACTAGGCGATCGGCTCAAAACCCTAAATGAAACTTACGGTCGTGCTCCGACAGTGAGGGGTGAGGGGTAG
- a CDS encoding cation-transporting P-type ATPase, with amino-acid sequence MSANSLPNPAAVWHTLEVDKTLQMLGSDRNAGLSSQEVQQRLQQYGPNELKETAGRSSLVILLDQFKNIMLLMLIAVAVISALLDLRANEFPKDAIAIALIVILNGILGYLQESRAEKALAALKQLSAPLVRVLRDGRLVEVEAKYLVPGDIMLLEAGVQLAADGRLIEESNLQVRESALTGEAQAVEKQAEIQVPEDTPLGDRLNLVFQGTEVTQGRAKVVVTKTAMETELGRIAAMIQSVETEPTPLQQRMSQLGNVLVTGSLILVALVVIGGVLQASNFNLQNLNFSTFEELLEVSLSMAVAVVPEGLPAVITVTLALGTQRMVRRHALIRKLPAVETLGSVTTICSDKTGTLTQNKMVVQSVYTNNNLFHPTGEGYAPIGEFQLNGQRIETDDYLPLQALLIACALCNDSTLQEEKGQWIILGDPTEGALLTLAAKAGVEKDQWSTRLPRVAEFPFSSERKRMSVICEVKSEQVRSEEFSQLLTSQPQYVMFTKGSPELTLARCTRINVGDRAVPLNDAQRQEILTQNDSMASRGLRVLGFAYKLLNTLPPEGSQETSEQELVWLGLVGMLDAPRPEVRKAVAQCREAGIRPMMITGDHQLTARAIATDLGIAKEGDRVLTGQELEHMSPPQLEQQVDFVNIYARVAPEHKLRIVQALQRRGRFVAMTGDGVNDAPALKQADIGIAMGITGTDVSKEASDMVLLDDNFATIVAATEEGRVVYTNIRRFIKYILGSNIGEVLTIAAAPLIGLGGVPLTPLQILWMNLVTDGIPALALAVEPAEPDVMRRPPFSPRESIFARGLGSYMVRIGIVFAIITIALMAWAYNYTHSPGYDRSPETWKTMVFTTLCIAQMGHALAVRSNTRLTAELNPWSNPYLLGAVVVTLILQLLLVYVPPLQAFFDTYWLSPFELLICFAFSTLLFVWVELEKLFIRWYKSRG; translated from the coding sequence ATGTCTGCAAATTCTTTGCCCAACCCAGCCGCCGTCTGGCACACCCTAGAAGTTGACAAGACGCTCCAAATGTTAGGCAGCGATCGCAATGCTGGCTTAAGCTCCCAAGAAGTACAACAGCGGTTGCAGCAATACGGTCCTAACGAACTCAAGGAAACTGCTGGTCGCAGTTCTTTGGTCATCTTACTGGATCAGTTCAAAAACATTATGTTATTGATGCTGATTGCAGTAGCAGTCATTTCTGCGCTTTTGGATTTGCGAGCCAACGAATTTCCCAAAGATGCGATCGCCATTGCTTTGATCGTCATTCTCAATGGCATTCTAGGCTATCTCCAGGAAAGTCGTGCCGAAAAAGCCTTGGCAGCACTCAAACAGCTCTCTGCCCCACTGGTGAGAGTACTGCGTGACGGCAGACTGGTTGAAGTAGAAGCGAAGTACCTGGTGCCGGGAGATATCATGCTCCTAGAAGCTGGGGTACAGCTGGCAGCAGATGGACGCTTGATTGAGGAATCTAACCTGCAAGTGCGGGAATCGGCACTGACTGGTGAAGCCCAGGCAGTTGAAAAGCAAGCAGAAATTCAAGTACCTGAAGACACCCCACTAGGCGATCGCCTGAATCTGGTATTTCAAGGAACCGAAGTTACCCAGGGGCGAGCCAAGGTTGTAGTCACTAAAACTGCCATGGAGACTGAATTAGGGCGAATTGCCGCCATGATTCAGTCGGTAGAAACTGAGCCAACTCCCTTGCAGCAGCGGATGTCTCAACTGGGGAATGTTCTCGTCACTGGCTCACTGATATTAGTGGCTTTGGTAGTAATAGGTGGTGTACTGCAAGCGAGTAACTTTAACCTGCAAAACCTTAATTTCAGCACCTTTGAAGAACTGTTAGAAGTTTCTTTGAGTATGGCGGTTGCTGTGGTGCCAGAAGGCTTGCCAGCTGTAATTACTGTTACTTTGGCGCTAGGAACGCAACGGATGGTGCGCCGTCATGCCTTAATTCGCAAATTGCCAGCAGTAGAGACACTTGGTTCAGTCACCACGATCTGCTCCGATAAAACCGGCACCCTGACGCAAAACAAGATGGTGGTGCAATCGGTTTATACGAACAATAACTTGTTCCACCCTACGGGAGAGGGTTACGCCCCTATAGGGGAATTTCAGCTCAATGGTCAGAGGATTGAGACAGATGACTATCTACCACTGCAAGCCTTACTGATTGCCTGTGCCCTTTGTAATGATTCAACCTTACAAGAGGAAAAGGGGCAGTGGATAATTCTGGGAGACCCGACAGAAGGCGCACTGTTAACACTGGCAGCCAAGGCGGGCGTTGAGAAAGACCAATGGTCGACCCGCCTACCGCGCGTTGCCGAGTTTCCTTTCTCCTCGGAACGCAAGCGAATGAGTGTGATTTGTGAAGTGAAGAGTGAGCAGGTCAGGAGTGAGGAGTTCTCTCAACTTCTTACCTCTCAGCCCCAGTACGTAATGTTTACCAAAGGCTCGCCAGAGCTAACCTTAGCACGTTGCACTCGGATTAATGTCGGCGATCGCGCTGTCCCTTTGAACGATGCCCAACGTCAGGAAATTCTGACGCAGAATGATTCGATGGCGAGTCGGGGTTTGCGGGTGTTGGGTTTTGCCTACAAACTCCTGAATACCTTACCACCAGAAGGCTCACAGGAGACATCAGAGCAAGAATTGGTGTGGTTAGGATTAGTGGGGATGCTTGATGCCCCCCGACCAGAAGTGCGGAAAGCGGTAGCCCAATGTCGGGAGGCGGGAATTCGACCGATGATGATTACTGGCGATCACCAACTGACGGCAAGAGCGATCGCTACTGATTTGGGCATTGCTAAAGAAGGCGATCGCGTCCTCACGGGTCAGGAATTGGAGCATATGAGCCCACCCCAACTGGAGCAACAAGTTGATTTCGTCAATATCTACGCCAGAGTTGCCCCAGAACATAAACTGCGAATTGTGCAGGCACTACAACGTCGAGGTCGATTTGTCGCCATGACTGGAGATGGAGTTAACGATGCCCCTGCCCTGAAACAGGCAGATATTGGAATTGCGATGGGCATCACTGGCACTGATGTCAGTAAGGAAGCGAGCGACATGGTGCTGCTGGACGACAACTTTGCCACGATTGTGGCAGCAACCGAGGAAGGTCGGGTTGTTTACACCAATATTCGCCGCTTTATCAAATACATTTTGGGCAGCAACATTGGAGAAGTCTTAACCATTGCAGCTGCTCCCTTGATTGGCTTAGGTGGCGTTCCCCTGACACCGCTGCAAATTCTCTGGATGAACCTGGTTACAGATGGTATCCCAGCTTTGGCATTGGCAGTAGAACCCGCTGAACCGGACGTAATGCGACGACCCCCATTCAGCCCCCGCGAAAGTATTTTTGCCCGTGGTTTGGGTTCTTATATGGTGCGGATTGGCATCGTCTTTGCGATTATCACGATCGCCTTAATGGCATGGGCTTACAACTATACTCACTCACCTGGGTACGATCGTAGTCCAGAAACTTGGAAGACAATGGTGTTTACCACCTTATGTATTGCTCAGATGGGTCATGCTCTAGCAGTTCGTTCTAACACTCGGCTAACGGCAGAGCTAAATCCTTGGTCAAATCCATACTTGCTGGGAGCCGTTGTAGTCACTCTAATTTTGCAATTGCTGCTAGTCTACGTCCCACCCTTACAAGCTTTCTTTGACACCTACTGGCTAAGTCCGTTCGAACTGTTAATTTGCTTTGCCTTCAGTACCTTGTTGTTTGTTTGGGTTGAGCTAGAGAAGCTATTCATTCGTTGGTACAAAAGCAGGGGTTAG
- a CDS encoding ABC transporter ATP-binding protein, translating into MPENQLKPQTSQLTTIQKPVIVRLENISKVYGSGETEVRALSDVNLIVEKGEYCAIMGASGSGKSTAMNIIGCLDRPTSGHYYLDNLDVAQLGDTELAHIRNQKIGFVFQQFHLLPQLSAVENVMLPMVYAGIDAVERRDRAVEALTRVGLENRLNNKPNQLSGGQQQRVAIARAIVNRPVLLLADEPTGALDSHTTQEVMDIFGELNAGGITIVMVTHEADVARHTQRIAWFRDGQVIHSQLAPVDIGQVAAG; encoded by the coding sequence ATGCCAGAAAACCAACTCAAACCTCAAACCTCACAACTTACAACTATTCAAAAACCAGTGATCGTGCGGCTGGAAAACATTTCTAAGGTGTACGGCTCTGGGGAAACCGAAGTCCGAGCCTTGTCAGATGTTAATTTAATTGTGGAAAAAGGGGAATATTGCGCCATTATGGGTGCTTCCGGTTCTGGTAAGTCCACTGCCATGAATATTATCGGTTGTCTTGACCGACCCACTAGTGGGCACTATTACCTAGATAATCTAGATGTGGCACAGTTGGGTGACACCGAGTTAGCCCACATTCGTAACCAGAAAATTGGCTTTGTATTCCAACAATTTCACCTCTTGCCCCAACTGAGTGCAGTCGAAAATGTCATGCTGCCAATGGTGTACGCTGGTATCGATGCTGTCGAAAGACGCGATCGCGCCGTCGAAGCCTTAACGAGAGTTGGGTTGGAAAACCGACTCAATAACAAACCTAATCAACTTTCTGGTGGACAGCAGCAACGGGTGGCGATCGCTCGTGCCATTGTCAACCGACCCGTCTTACTACTAGCTGATGAACCAACTGGTGCCCTCGATTCTCACACAACCCAAGAAGTGATGGATATCTTTGGCGAACTGAATGCTGGCGGCATCACGATTGTCATGGTTACCCATGAGGCAGATGTGGCGCGTCATACTCAACGCATTGCTTGGTTCCGTGATGGTCAGGTGATTCACTCCCAGCTGGCTCCAGTAGATATTGGTCAGGTTGCAGCCGGATGA